Proteins from one Deinococcus sp. AB2017081 genomic window:
- a CDS encoding ribokinase, translated as MTPRAVLVLGSLNLDILLRVPHLPLPGETMHSQGLERMPGGKGANQAAACAALGVPTRMIGAVGTDDAGMLLQGALRDRGVDVSAVRRVPDVASGQAYIHIAPDGENTITLHGGANQQLGAPELDALDAALPGATALLLQLEVPLAVTIEASRRARAAGVTVILDPSPATPELPGELLEDVDILTPNEHEARTLSGEDDVTTAARVLLGRGVRHVIVKRGARGALLLSADGEQDFAAPNVQAVSTVAAGDTWGGALAAALARGQSVPDAVSYAVRVASLRVTRPAGYGHLPTGAELG; from the coding sequence ATGACCCCACGTGCCGTTCTCGTCCTGGGTAGCCTGAACCTCGACATCCTGCTGCGTGTGCCGCACCTGCCGCTGCCCGGCGAGACCATGCACTCTCAGGGGCTGGAGCGGATGCCGGGGGGCAAGGGGGCAAACCAGGCGGCGGCGTGCGCGGCGCTGGGGGTGCCCACACGGATGATCGGCGCGGTCGGCACCGATGACGCCGGAATGCTCCTGCAAGGTGCGCTGCGCGACAGGGGCGTGGACGTCTCGGCGGTGCGCCGCGTGCCGGACGTCGCCTCGGGGCAGGCGTACATCCACATCGCGCCCGACGGCGAGAACACCATCACCCTGCACGGCGGCGCGAACCAGCAGCTCGGTGCGCCGGAACTGGACGCGCTGGATGCGGCGCTGCCGGGTGCCACGGCCCTGCTGCTGCAACTGGAGGTGCCGCTGGCCGTGACCATCGAGGCTTCCCGGCGCGCACGCGCGGCGGGTGTGACCGTGATCCTCGACCCGTCCCCCGCCACGCCCGAATTGCCGGGCGAGCTGCTGGAGGACGTGGACATCCTGACCCCCAACGAGCACGAGGCGCGGACGCTCAGCGGGGAAGACGACGTGACAACGGCGGCCCGAGTGCTGCTTGGCCGGGGCGTGCGCCACGTGATCGTCAAGCGCGGGGCACGCGGGGCGCTGCTGCTCAGCGCAGACGGCGAGCAGGACTTCGCCGCGCCCAACGTGCAGGCCGTCTCCACTGTCGCGGCAGGCGACACGTGGGGAGGGGCCCTGGCGGCGGCACTGGCCCGCGGCCAGTCCGTACCGGACGCCGTGTCCTACGCCGTCCGGGTGGCCAGCCTGCGCGTCACGCGGCCCGCCGGGTATGGGCACCTGCCGACCGGGGCAGAACTCGGCTGA
- the fusA gene encoding elongation factor G → MTTKAQSYLTHFRNIGIAAHIDAGKTTTTERILYYTGRTHNIGEVHDGAATMDWMEQERERGITITAAATTAKWKHSGSGEEYTVNIIDTPGHVDFTIEVERSMRVLDGAVAVFDSSQGVEPQSETVWRQADRYGVPRIAFSNKMDKTGASFELVLNDIKERLGAIPAPIQYPMGQENDFKGIIDIVRMQAHTYTNDLGTDIEVGEIPAQYADKVAEMRAQLIEAAAEVDEDVMMKFLEGEEPSVEELITAIRKGTIEKRIFPVLCGSALKNKGVQLLLDAVIDYLPSPLEVPAIKGKIEDSEDTRDFPADPEGKLAALAFKIMADPYVGRLTFVRIYSGTLQSGSYVYNATKEKRERVGRLLKMHANSREEVTELRAGELGAVIGLKDAGTGNTLIGDGDDKVLLESIDVPEPVIKLAIEPKTKADQEKMGVGLQKLAEEDPTFRVETDQESGQTTIAGMGELHLEILVDRLKREYKVDANVGAPQVAFRETITRAVDVEGKFVRQSGGRGQFGHVKIKAEPLEPGAGFVFENAIVGGTVPREYVGPAQKGIEEAMQSGPMLGFPVVDMKVTIYDGSYHEVDSSEMAFKIAGSMALKEAVQKGAPALLEPIMRVEVTVPDDFMGDIIGDLNSRRGQIQGMEARGNAQIVKAFVPLSEMFGYATDMRSMTQGRASYSMFFDHYSQVPNNIAQQLMKK, encoded by the coding sequence ATGACCACCAAAGCCCAGAGCTATCTGACCCACTTCCGCAATATCGGGATTGCCGCGCACATCGACGCCGGCAAGACCACCACCACCGAGCGCATCCTGTACTACACCGGCCGCACCCACAACATCGGTGAAGTGCACGACGGCGCCGCCACCATGGACTGGATGGAGCAGGAGCGCGAGCGCGGCATCACGATCACCGCCGCCGCCACCACCGCCAAGTGGAAGCACTCCGGCAGCGGTGAAGAGTACACCGTGAACATCATCGACACGCCCGGCCACGTGGACTTCACGATCGAGGTCGAGCGTTCCATGCGCGTGCTCGACGGCGCGGTCGCCGTGTTCGACTCCAGCCAGGGCGTCGAGCCGCAGTCCGAGACCGTGTGGCGTCAGGCCGACCGCTACGGCGTGCCCCGCATCGCGTTCTCGAACAAGATGGACAAGACCGGCGCGAGCTTCGAACTCGTGCTGAACGACATCAAGGAGCGCCTCGGCGCGATCCCGGCTCCGATCCAGTACCCCATGGGCCAGGAGAACGACTTCAAGGGCATCATCGACATCGTGCGTATGCAGGCCCACACGTACACCAACGACCTGGGTACCGATATCGAGGTCGGCGAGATTCCCGCGCAGTACGCGGACAAGGTCGCCGAGATGCGCGCCCAGCTGATCGAGGCCGCCGCCGAGGTCGACGAGGACGTCATGATGAAGTTCCTCGAAGGCGAGGAGCCCTCGGTCGAGGAACTGATCACTGCGATCCGCAAGGGCACCATCGAGAAGCGCATCTTCCCGGTGCTGTGTGGCAGCGCCCTGAAGAACAAGGGTGTGCAGCTGCTGCTCGACGCCGTCATCGACTACCTGCCCAGCCCGCTGGAAGTGCCGGCGATCAAGGGCAAGATCGAGGACAGCGAGGACACCCGCGACTTCCCCGCTGACCCCGAGGGCAAGCTGGCCGCGCTGGCGTTCAAGATCATGGCCGACCCCTACGTGGGCCGCCTGACCTTCGTGCGCATCTACTCGGGCACCCTGCAGTCGGGCAGCTACGTGTACAACGCGACCAAGGAAAAGCGCGAGCGCGTGGGCCGTCTGCTGAAGATGCACGCCAACAGCCGCGAGGAAGTCACCGAACTGCGTGCCGGGGAACTGGGCGCAGTCATCGGCCTCAAGGATGCCGGTACCGGCAACACGCTGATCGGCGACGGTGACGACAAGGTGCTGCTGGAAAGCATCGACGTGCCCGAGCCCGTCATCAAGCTCGCCATCGAGCCCAAGACCAAGGCCGACCAGGAAAAGATGGGCGTGGGCCTGCAGAAGCTCGCCGAGGAAGACCCCACCTTCCGCGTCGAGACCGACCAGGAAAGCGGCCAGACCACCATCGCCGGCATGGGCGAACTCCACCTGGAAATCCTGGTGGATCGTCTGAAGCGCGAGTACAAGGTCGACGCGAACGTCGGTGCGCCCCAGGTGGCGTTCCGTGAGACGATCACCCGCGCGGTGGACGTGGAAGGCAAGTTCGTGCGCCAGTCCGGTGGCCGTGGCCAGTTCGGTCACGTCAAGATCAAGGCCGAGCCGCTGGAACCCGGCGCGGGCTTCGTCTTCGAGAACGCCATCGTCGGCGGCACCGTGCCCCGTGAATACGTCGGTCCGGCCCAGAAGGGCATCGAGGAAGCGATGCAGAGCGGCCCCATGCTGGGCTTCCCGGTCGTGGACATGAAGGTCACCATCTACGACGGCAGCTACCACGAAGTGGACTCCTCGGAAATGGCCTTCAAGATCGCCGGCTCCATGGCCCTCAAGGAAGCCGTCCAGAAGGGCGCTCCTGCGCTGCTCGAACCCATCATGCGCGTCGAGGTCACGGTGCCCGACGACTTCATGGGCGACATCATCGGTGACCTGAACAGCCGCCGTGGTCAGATCCAGGGCATGGAAGCCCGTGGCAACGCGCAGATCGTGAAGGCCTTCGTGCCCCTCTCCGAGATGTTCGGCTACGCGACCGACATGCGCTCCATGACGCAGGGCCGCGCCAGCTACAGCATGTTCTTCGACCACTACAGCCAGGTGCCGAACAACATCGCCCAGCAGCTGATGAAGAAGTAA
- the rpsG gene encoding 30S ribosomal protein S7 — MARRRQAEVRPILPDLVYQDVLVSATINRIMQDGKKNLASRIFYGAMKLVQDRTGQEPLKIFKQAYDNVKPRVEVRSRRVGGSTYQVPVEVGVRRQQSLTLRWMMSAVEGRPERTAIERLAGEIMDAAQGRGGAIKKKDDVERMAEANRAYAHYRW, encoded by the coding sequence ATGGCACGTCGTCGCCAAGCTGAAGTGCGCCCCATCCTGCCCGACCTGGTCTACCAGGACGTGCTCGTGAGCGCCACCATCAACCGCATCATGCAGGACGGGAAGAAGAACCTCGCCAGCCGCATCTTCTACGGCGCGATGAAGCTGGTGCAGGACCGCACCGGTCAGGAGCCGCTGAAGATCTTCAAGCAGGCCTACGACAACGTCAAGCCGCGTGTGGAAGTCCGCAGCCGCCGCGTGGGTGGCAGCACCTACCAGGTGCCCGTGGAAGTCGGCGTGCGCCGCCAGCAGAGCCTGACGCTGCGCTGGATGATGAGCGCCGTCGAGGGCCGTCCCGAGCGCACTGCCATCGAGCGCCTCGCGGGCGAGATCATGGACGCCGCGCAGGGCCGTGGTGGCGCGATCAAGAAGAAAGATGACGTGGAGCGCATGGCGGAAGCCAACCGCGCCTACGCGCACTACCGCTGGTAA
- the odhB gene encoding 2-oxoglutarate dehydrogenase complex dihydrolipoyllysine-residue succinyltransferase, producing the protein MADIKVPVFSESVSEGTLLAWHKQPGEAVKRGDLLAEIETDKVVLEIQAQQDGVMGTPVKNEGDTVLSEEVLGTLGDAGSAPAAAAQAPAAQTPAAQAPAAPASAPASAANEATRRDDLSPAVRKVVSESNLDPATIPATGPKGNITKADAVQAAQGGGTSQGPQAAAAPASAPAAPAATVPAGPRTEQRVPMTRIRARIAERLKEVQNTAALLTTFNEVNMKPAMDLRKKYQDPFVAKHGVKLGFMSLFVRAATEALKAFPMVNASVDGKDIIYHGYYDIGIAVASERGLVVPILRDTEQLSLAGIEKGIADYAVKAKAGKLTMEDMSGGTFSITNGGTFGSMMSTPIINAPQSAILGMHNIIERPIAQNGQVVIAPMMYLALSYDHRIIDGKEAVQFLVMIKNLLEDPARMLLEL; encoded by the coding sequence ATGGCGGATATCAAAGTACCGGTGTTCAGCGAGTCAGTCAGCGAGGGCACCCTGCTCGCGTGGCATAAGCAACCTGGCGAGGCGGTCAAGCGCGGTGACCTGCTGGCCGAGATCGAGACCGACAAGGTCGTGCTGGAGATCCAGGCGCAGCAGGACGGCGTAATGGGCACGCCGGTCAAGAACGAGGGCGACACGGTGCTCAGCGAGGAGGTGCTGGGGACGCTGGGCGACGCAGGCAGCGCACCGGCCGCGGCGGCCCAGGCGCCAGCAGCGCAGACACCAGCAGCGCAGGCCCCGGCCGCCCCGGCAAGCGCTCCTGCCTCGGCCGCGAATGAGGCGACCCGCCGCGACGATCTGTCCCCGGCGGTGCGCAAGGTCGTGAGCGAGTCGAACCTCGATCCGGCCACCATCCCGGCCACCGGCCCGAAGGGCAACATCACCAAGGCGGACGCCGTGCAGGCTGCGCAGGGCGGCGGCACCAGCCAGGGGCCGCAGGCCGCCGCCGCGCCGGCCAGTGCACCGGCTGCCCCGGCCGCGACCGTGCCCGCCGGCCCCCGCACCGAGCAGCGCGTGCCCATGACCCGCATCCGTGCGCGCATTGCGGAGCGCCTCAAGGAGGTGCAGAACACGGCGGCCCTGCTGACCACCTTCAACGAGGTCAACATGAAGCCGGCCATGGATCTGCGCAAGAAGTACCAGGATCCGTTTGTGGCCAAGCACGGCGTGAAACTGGGCTTCATGAGCCTGTTCGTGCGCGCCGCGACCGAGGCCCTCAAGGCCTTCCCGATGGTCAACGCCAGTGTGGACGGCAAGGACATCATCTACCACGGGTACTACGACATCGGGATCGCGGTCGCCAGTGAGCGCGGACTCGTCGTCCCGATCCTGCGCGACACCGAGCAGCTCAGCCTGGCGGGCATCGAGAAGGGCATCGCCGACTACGCGGTGAAGGCCAAGGCCGGCAAGCTGACCATGGAGGACATGTCGGGCGGCACCTTCAGCATCACCAACGGCGGCACCTTCGGCAGCATGATGAGCACGCCGATCATCAACGCGCCGCAGAGCGCCATCCTGGGGATGCACAACATCATCGAGCGGCCGATCGCGCAGAACGGTCAGGTCGTGATCGCGCCCATGATGTACCTCGCGCTGTCGTACGACCACCGCATCATCGACGGCAAGGAAGCCGTGCAGTTCCTGGTGATGATCAAGAATCTGCTGGAAGACCCGGCCCGGATGCTGCTGGAGCTGTAA
- the rpsL gene encoding 30S ribosomal protein S12 → MPTTQQLLRKGRLTLQKKSKVPALKGSPFRRGVCTVVKTTTPKKPNSALRKIARVRLSSGFEVTAYIPGEGHNLQEHSVVLIRGGRVKDLPGVRYHIVRGSLDTQGVKDRNKSRSKYGTKKPKAGAAAAGAKKK, encoded by the coding sequence CTGCCTACCACCCAGCAACTGCTCCGCAAGGGGCGCCTGACCCTCCAGAAGAAGAGCAAGGTTCCCGCCCTGAAGGGCAGCCCCTTCCGCCGCGGCGTGTGCACGGTCGTGAAGACCACCACCCCGAAAAAGCCCAACTCCGCGCTGCGCAAGATTGCCCGTGTGCGTTTGTCCAGCGGCTTCGAGGTCACCGCGTACATCCCCGGTGAAGGCCATAACCTGCAGGAACACAGCGTCGTGTTGATCCGCGGCGGCCGTGTCAAGGATCTTCCGGGTGTGCGCTACCACATCGTGCGTGGCAGCCTGGACACCCAGGGCGTGAAGGATCGCAACAAGAGCCGCTCCAAGTACGGCACCAAGAAGCCCAAGGCCGGCGCAGCCGCCGCGGGTGCCAAGAAGAAGTAA